In the Ipomoea triloba cultivar NCNSP0323 chromosome 6, ASM357664v1 genome, one interval contains:
- the LOC116021604 gene encoding cyclin-D5-1-like — MENPTFTASSLLCTESESSLNDELEEGDDCTLITAEDEDDDGYIQILLDREIAMNGGLQKFDLSQVINENWAQKARSDAIDYILETGGLFGFRMQTSFLSISYLDRFLSRKSIDGEKYWAIKLLAIACLSLAAKMEEFRVPALSQYPMEDFTFKSSLIQRMELLVLNTLDWKLGLITPLAFTHYFLSKFSTVSERKSAAVSRTMEIILSVIRDANLMSHRPSVVAAAATLLALDGGLIKESMELKINALPSGGCLKLDDVLSCYNQMREVEKNEFPKPCTVASSLGSKRKRTDDDVLGL, encoded by the exons ATGGAAAATCCTACCTTTACTGCGTCCAGTCTGCTTTGTACAGAGAGTGAATCCAGCTTGAATGATGAACTTGAGGAAGGAGATGACTGCACATTGATCACAGCagaggatgaagatgatgatgggtATATACAAATATTGCTTGATAGAGAAATCGCCATGAATGGTGGGCTCCAAAAATTTGATCTTTCACAGGTTATCAATGAGAATTGGGCTCAAAAGGCTCGATCGGATGCAATAGATTACATTCTTGAA ACTGGAGGGTTGTTTGGATTCAGAATGCAAACATCCTTCCTTTCAATCAGTTATCTTGACAGATTTCTTTCAAGAAAATCCATAGAT GGAGAGAAGTATTGGGCAATAAAGCTATTGGCAATTGCATGCCTTTCCTTGGCTGCAAAAATGGAAGAATTCAGAGTTCCAGCACTGTCACAGTACCCCATGGAAGACTTCACTTTTAAGAGCAGTTTGATCCAAAGAATGGAGCTTTTGGTGCTGAATACATTGGATTGGAAACTGGGATTAATCACTCCTCTTGCTTTCACccattattttttatcaaagtTTAGCACTGTCTCAGAAAGAAAGAGTGCTGCAGTATCAAGAACTATGGAGATCATCTTGAGTGTGATTAGAG ATGCAAATTTAATGAGTCATAGGCCATCTGTAGTGGCTGCAGCAGCAACATTACTGGCATTGGATGGGGGACTAATCAAAGAGAGTATGGAGCTTAAGATTAATGCCTTACCTTCAGGTGGATGTCTTAAGCTT GATGATGTATTATCCTGCTATAATCAAATGAGGGAAGTGGAAAAAAATGAGTTTCCAAAGCCCTGTACAGTTGCTTCCAGTCTTGGATCCAAGAGGAAGAGGACTGATGATGATGTTCTTGGATTGTGA